In Kryptolebias marmoratus isolate JLee-2015 linkage group LG4, ASM164957v2, whole genome shotgun sequence, the following proteins share a genomic window:
- the si:ch211-222l21.1 gene encoding parathymosin has protein sequence MADTVVDTTATTEVTAKELKEKKEAEAEEEKKTDGGDAPANGTNGAEHAEKKEETTEEEQKNGSENAEEAPPAEETDAQPVKRAAEEEEEKADTKKQKTEENGDSKEADVEA, from the exons ATGGCCGACACAGTTGTTGATACGACCGCCACCACAGAGGTTACAGCCAAG gagctgaaggagaagaaagaagcagaagcggaggaggagaagaagaccGACGGCGGGGACGCACCTGCCAATGGCACA AATGGTGCTGAACACGctgagaaaaaggaagaaactacagaggaggagcagaagaaTGGAAGTG aaaatgcagagGAGGCGCCCCCTGCTGAGGAGACTGATGCACAGCCTGTGAAGCgtgcagctgaggaggaggag GAAAAAGCGGACACGAAAAAGCAGAAGACAGAGGAAAACGGAGATTCGAAAGAGGCAGACGTGGAGGCTTAG
- the slc45a1 gene encoding proton-associated sugar transporter A isoform X2: MSSPGMGTPSDPLLASPGGRLPTAQEGIWRSSLPKTASFPTSTTRHLSHRANNFQRQPKRRKLIRPSPPPPPNTPCPLDQLDLSELPPRRTFQELLFNGCILFGIEFSYAMETAYVTPVLLQMGLPDQFYSLVWFISPILGFLVQPLIGAWSDRCTSRFGRRRPFIFALAVGALVGLTLVLNGRDIGGVLADTASNHKWGIILTVCGVVLMDFSADSADNPSHAYMMDVCSPEDQDRGLNIHALLAGLGGGFGYIVGGINWDQTQFGRSTGGQLRVIYLFTSVTLVIATVMTLMSIPERPLPKSQANKSSGKNHLKSPSLPLPPSPPVPPGAALGLDDEEDGLYSYNFANSHQGNSDPLAHSCSANARLCAGLTSPISPLSPLTPKYGSFISRDSSLTGINEFASSLGTSYIDSVLIDCYTGQQTPPALAQSSATVPLPPGDSPPPDKSSQLGENPPAGQTQAEAGSHPAGEGQDAEALQPEGDAQIQKAQVSAGPQPGAGLHRGSTAGILKRPQSLALMEEPTATQIVGLENGRRRTVTFSQQVANILLNGVRYESDLSENVETGESQMSMKLLCIAIYRMPPSLRSLCTNHFLGWLSFEGMLLFYTDFMGEVVFEGDPKAPHDSEAYQRYNAGVSMGCWGMCIYAFSAAFYSAILEKLEERFSLRTLYFFAYLAFGLGTGLATLSTNLYVVLSLCVTYGVLFSSLCTLPYSLLCEYYQSPQFCGSSEEGTRRGMGVDISLLSCQYFLAQILVSVAMGPLTSLVGGAQGVMYFASLMSFVGCLYSSLCMVYQLPPPEGRGEVETGV, translated from the exons ATGTCATCTCCAGGCATGGGCACCCCCAGTGACCCCCTCTTGGCCAGTCCAGGAGGGAGGTTACCCACAGCTCAGGAAGGCATCTGGCGGAGCTCGCTACCCAAAACTGCCAGCTTCCCAACATCCACCACCCGCCACCTCAGTCACAGAGCCAACAACTTCCAAAGACAGCCAAAGCGTAGGAAGCTAATACGACCTTCACCACCTCCCCCACCCAACACACCCTGCCCCCTGGACCAGCTGGACCTTAGTGAGCTGCCCCCAAGACGGACTTTCCAAGAGCTGCTCTTCAACGGCTGCATCCTGTTCGGCATTGAATTTAGCTATGCAATGGAAACGGCGTATGTGACTCCCGTGCTTTTACAGATGGGCCTACCTGATCAGTTCTACAGCTTGGTGTGGTTTATCAGTCCCATCCTTG GATTCCTCGTTCAGCCTCTCATTGGAGCATGGAGTGACCGATGCACATCCAGGTTTGGGCGGAGGAGACCCTTCATTTTTGCTTTGGCTGTAG GGGCTTTGGTTGGTCTAACCCTCGTGCTGAATGGGCGGGACATTGGGGGTGTCCTGGCCGACACGGCATCAAACCACAAGTGGGGAATCATCCTGACAGTGTGTGGTGTGGTTCTAATGGATTTTAGCGCCGATTCAGCCGACAACCCGAGCCATGCCTACATGATGGATGTGTGCAGCCCGGAGGACCAGGATCGGGGCCTGAACATCCATGCATTACTAGCAG GTCTAGGAGGAGGTTTTGGCTATATTGTCGGTGGCATCAACTGGGACCAGACGCAGTTTGGCAGATCAACGGGAGGTCAGCTGCGAGTCATATACCTGTTTACGAGTGTCACACTGGTGATCGCCACAGTCATGACTCTGATGAGCATTCCCGAGAGGCCATTGCCAAAAAGCCAAGCTAACAAAAGCTCTGGTAAAAACCACCTTAAAAGCCCCAgcctccctcttcctccctcccctcccgtCCCCCCCGGAGCAGCTCTGGGACTCGATGACGAGGAGGATGGGCTCTACAGCTACAACTTTGCAAATTCTCACCAAGGTAATTCAGACCCACTGGCCCATTCTTGCAGTGCCAATGCGCGTCTTTGTGCTGGCCTCACAAGCCCCATCTCGCCCCTGAGCCCCCTCACTCCCAAATATGGCAGCTTTATTAGCAGGGACAGCTCACTCACCGGCATCAACGAGTTTGCCTCCTCATTAGGAACTTCCTACATTGACAGCGTGCTTATAGACTGCTACACGGGCCAGCAGACTCCTCCGGCCCTGGCTCAAAGCTCCGCCACCGTACCCCTGCCTCCAGGGGACTCCCCTCCTCCTGATAAGTCCTCCCAGCTGGGAGAGAACCCTCCCGCAGGACAAACCCAGGCTGAGGCTGGGTCCCATCCAGCTGGGGAGGGTCAGGATGCTGAAGCTCTTCAGCCTGAGGGGGATGCACAAATTCAGAAGGCTCAGGTTTCAGCTGGGCCTCAGCCTGGGGCAGGGTTGCATCGGGGCTCCACTGCTGGCATCCTGAAGCGACCTCAGAGCCTTGCGCTGATGGAGGAGCCCACAGCGACACAGATCGTTGGGCTGGAGAACGGACGCAGGAGAACAGTGACTTTCAGCCAGCAG GTAGCAAACATTTTGCTGAATGGGGTACGCTATGAGAGCGATCTAAGTGAGAATGTGGAGACAGGAGAATCCCAAATGTCAATGAAGCTGCTGTGTATAGCCATCTACAGGATGCCTCCCTCACTGCGGAGTTTATGCACTAATCATTTTCTGG GCTGGTTGTCGTTTGAAGGCATGCTGCTCTTCTATACTGACTTCATGGGGGAGGTCGTGTTTGAAGGAGACCCCAAAGCGCCCCACGACTCTGAAGCTTACCAACGCTACAACGCTGGCGTTAGCATGGGCTGCTGGGGCATGTGCATCTATGCATTCAGTGCTGCTTTCTACTCAG CCATACTGGAGAAACTAGAGGAGCGTTTCTCCCTTCGCACTCTATATTTTTTTGCCTACCTGGCGTTCGGTTTGGGCACAGGCCTCGCAACACTATCCACCAACCTCTACGTGGTGCTTTCGCTCTGTGTGACCTACGGGGTGCTCTTTTCCTCGTTATGTACGCTGCCTTACTCTCTGCTGTGTGAATACTACCAGAGCCCTCAG ttttgtggTTCATCAGAGGAGGGAACCAGACGAGGGATGGGGGTGGACATCTCTCTGCTCAGCTGTCAGTACTTCCTGGCCCAGATCCTGGTTTCTGTGGCGATGGGACCTCTGACCTCACTGGTGGGCGGGGCTCAGGGAGTGATGTATTTTGCAAGCCTGATGTCATTCGTGGGTTGCCTGTACTCCTCTCTCTGCATGGTGTACCAGCTGCCCCCCCCTGAGG GAAGAGGAGAAGTTGAAACTGGGGTGTGA
- the slc45a1 gene encoding proton-associated sugar transporter A isoform X1 codes for MSSPGMGTPSDPLLASPGGRLPTAQEGIWRSSLPKTASFPTSTTRHLSHRANNFQRQPKRRKLIRPSPPPPPNTPCPLDQLDLSELPPRRTFQELLFNGCILFGIEFSYAMETAYVTPVLLQMGLPDQFYSLVWFISPILGFLVQPLIGAWSDRCTSRFGRRRPFIFALAVGALVGLTLVLNGRDIGGVLADTASNHKWGIILTVCGVVLMDFSADSADNPSHAYMMDVCSPEDQDRGLNIHALLAGLGGGFGYIVGGINWDQTQFGRSTGGQLRVIYLFTSVTLVIATVMTLMSIPERPLPKSQANKSSGKNHLKSPSLPLPPSPPVPPGAALGLDDEEDGLYSYNFANSHQGNSDPLAHSCSANARLCAGLTSPISPLSPLTPKYGSFISRDSSLTGINEFASSLGTSYIDSVLIDCYTGQQTPPALAQSSATVPLPPGDSPPPDKSSQLGENPPAGQTQAEAGSHPAGEGQDAEALQPEGDAQIQKAQVSAGPQPGAGLHRGSTAGILKRPQSLALMEEPTATQIVGLENGRRRTVTFSQQVANILLNGVRYESDLSENVETGESQMSMKLLCIAIYRMPPSLRSLCTNHFLGWLSFEGMLLFYTDFMGEVVFEGDPKAPHDSEAYQRYNAGVSMGCWGMCIYAFSAAFYSAILEKLEERFSLRTLYFFAYLAFGLGTGLATLSTNLYVVLSLCVTYGVLFSSLCTLPYSLLCEYYQSPQFCGSSEEGTRRGMGVDISLLSCQYFLAQILVSVAMGPLTSLVGGAQGVMYFASLMSFVGCLYSSLCMVYQLPPPEGEPPESETQPLLAHI; via the exons ATGTCATCTCCAGGCATGGGCACCCCCAGTGACCCCCTCTTGGCCAGTCCAGGAGGGAGGTTACCCACAGCTCAGGAAGGCATCTGGCGGAGCTCGCTACCCAAAACTGCCAGCTTCCCAACATCCACCACCCGCCACCTCAGTCACAGAGCCAACAACTTCCAAAGACAGCCAAAGCGTAGGAAGCTAATACGACCTTCACCACCTCCCCCACCCAACACACCCTGCCCCCTGGACCAGCTGGACCTTAGTGAGCTGCCCCCAAGACGGACTTTCCAAGAGCTGCTCTTCAACGGCTGCATCCTGTTCGGCATTGAATTTAGCTATGCAATGGAAACGGCGTATGTGACTCCCGTGCTTTTACAGATGGGCCTACCTGATCAGTTCTACAGCTTGGTGTGGTTTATCAGTCCCATCCTTG GATTCCTCGTTCAGCCTCTCATTGGAGCATGGAGTGACCGATGCACATCCAGGTTTGGGCGGAGGAGACCCTTCATTTTTGCTTTGGCTGTAG GGGCTTTGGTTGGTCTAACCCTCGTGCTGAATGGGCGGGACATTGGGGGTGTCCTGGCCGACACGGCATCAAACCACAAGTGGGGAATCATCCTGACAGTGTGTGGTGTGGTTCTAATGGATTTTAGCGCCGATTCAGCCGACAACCCGAGCCATGCCTACATGATGGATGTGTGCAGCCCGGAGGACCAGGATCGGGGCCTGAACATCCATGCATTACTAGCAG GTCTAGGAGGAGGTTTTGGCTATATTGTCGGTGGCATCAACTGGGACCAGACGCAGTTTGGCAGATCAACGGGAGGTCAGCTGCGAGTCATATACCTGTTTACGAGTGTCACACTGGTGATCGCCACAGTCATGACTCTGATGAGCATTCCCGAGAGGCCATTGCCAAAAAGCCAAGCTAACAAAAGCTCTGGTAAAAACCACCTTAAAAGCCCCAgcctccctcttcctccctcccctcccgtCCCCCCCGGAGCAGCTCTGGGACTCGATGACGAGGAGGATGGGCTCTACAGCTACAACTTTGCAAATTCTCACCAAGGTAATTCAGACCCACTGGCCCATTCTTGCAGTGCCAATGCGCGTCTTTGTGCTGGCCTCACAAGCCCCATCTCGCCCCTGAGCCCCCTCACTCCCAAATATGGCAGCTTTATTAGCAGGGACAGCTCACTCACCGGCATCAACGAGTTTGCCTCCTCATTAGGAACTTCCTACATTGACAGCGTGCTTATAGACTGCTACACGGGCCAGCAGACTCCTCCGGCCCTGGCTCAAAGCTCCGCCACCGTACCCCTGCCTCCAGGGGACTCCCCTCCTCCTGATAAGTCCTCCCAGCTGGGAGAGAACCCTCCCGCAGGACAAACCCAGGCTGAGGCTGGGTCCCATCCAGCTGGGGAGGGTCAGGATGCTGAAGCTCTTCAGCCTGAGGGGGATGCACAAATTCAGAAGGCTCAGGTTTCAGCTGGGCCTCAGCCTGGGGCAGGGTTGCATCGGGGCTCCACTGCTGGCATCCTGAAGCGACCTCAGAGCCTTGCGCTGATGGAGGAGCCCACAGCGACACAGATCGTTGGGCTGGAGAACGGACGCAGGAGAACAGTGACTTTCAGCCAGCAG GTAGCAAACATTTTGCTGAATGGGGTACGCTATGAGAGCGATCTAAGTGAGAATGTGGAGACAGGAGAATCCCAAATGTCAATGAAGCTGCTGTGTATAGCCATCTACAGGATGCCTCCCTCACTGCGGAGTTTATGCACTAATCATTTTCTGG GCTGGTTGTCGTTTGAAGGCATGCTGCTCTTCTATACTGACTTCATGGGGGAGGTCGTGTTTGAAGGAGACCCCAAAGCGCCCCACGACTCTGAAGCTTACCAACGCTACAACGCTGGCGTTAGCATGGGCTGCTGGGGCATGTGCATCTATGCATTCAGTGCTGCTTTCTACTCAG CCATACTGGAGAAACTAGAGGAGCGTTTCTCCCTTCGCACTCTATATTTTTTTGCCTACCTGGCGTTCGGTTTGGGCACAGGCCTCGCAACACTATCCACCAACCTCTACGTGGTGCTTTCGCTCTGTGTGACCTACGGGGTGCTCTTTTCCTCGTTATGTACGCTGCCTTACTCTCTGCTGTGTGAATACTACCAGAGCCCTCAG ttttgtggTTCATCAGAGGAGGGAACCAGACGAGGGATGGGGGTGGACATCTCTCTGCTCAGCTGTCAGTACTTCCTGGCCCAGATCCTGGTTTCTGTGGCGATGGGACCTCTGACCTCACTGGTGGGCGGGGCTCAGGGAGTGATGTATTTTGCAAGCCTGATGTCATTCGTGGGTTGCCTGTACTCCTCTCTCTGCATGGTGTACCAGCTGCCCCCCCCTGAGGGTGAGCCCCCCGAAAGCGAGACCCAGCCATTACTGGCGCACATTTAA
- the prxl2b gene encoding prostamide/prostaglandin F synthase: protein MAKLDLAKVGKNLLMSAEGGEKVELQSLWQDQPVVLFFLRRFGCQVCRWMASEISKLEPDLRANGVSLVGVGPEEFGLQEFKEGGFFKGSIYVDEQKQCYKDLGFKRYTALSVVPAALGKKVRDVASKASAAGIQGNFSGDLLQSGGLLIVAKGGEKVLLHFIQDSPGDFVPLEDISKALGMSATVKAGQKPVCNDDVCTR from the exons ATGGCTAAATTGGACCTGGCTAAAGTGGGGAAGAACCTGCTGATGAGCGCTGAAGGCGGAGAG AAAGTAGAGCTGCAGTCCCTGTGGCAGGATCAGCCGGTGGTGCTGTTCTTCCTGCGCAGGTTTGGCTGCCAGGTGTGTCGCTGGATGGCATCCGAGATCAGCAAACTGGAGCCTGACCTCAGGGCCAACGGGGTGTCGCTGGTGGGAGTCGGACCGGAGGAGTTTGGGCTGCAGGAGTTCAAAGAAGGAGGGTTTTTTAAAGGAT CCATTTATGTGGACGAGCAAAAGCAGTGTTACAAGGATTTGGGTTTCAAAAG GTACACAGCTCTAAGCGTGGTTCCTGCTGCTTTGGGGAAGAAAGTACGAGACGTAGCTTCTAAG GCGAGCGCTGCAGGAATTCAGGGAAACTTTTCCGGCGATCTGCTCCAGAGTGGAGGCTTGCTCATCGTGGCAAAAG GTGGAGAAAAGGTGTTGCTGCACTTCATCCAGGACTCCCCGGGAGATTTTGTACCTCTGGAGGACATTTCCAAGGCCCTCGGCATGTCAGCCACAGTGAAAGCAGGACAGAAGCCGGTG TGCAATGATGACGTTTGTACACGATGA
- the mmel1 gene encoding membrane metallo-endopeptidase-like 1, with the protein MGKSESQMDIMEKTGKPGKRRWSVAEIGLSVLLLMVSCALAGLVVLYTSAVKEHSNRPSMSRSSTGGGQLLHSSLNNVCTTEDCVIAAARLLQNMDKSVKPCDNFYQYACGGWLERHVIPETSSRHSVFDILRDKLEIVLKGVLETTSEQDRDAIKKAKTLYRSCMNESLIEQRDSRPLLKLIESIGNWPVASEDWNTTAEEAWSLEDKLAMLTARFHKKVILDMYVWTDDRDSQRHIIYVDQPGLGMPSRDFYFNDGNYEKVREAYLHFMVSIAELTREDRNLTQDDDRVWEEMMQVLELETDIANATSPAEERQDVTVLYNKMTLGELQSTFSFNGFNWTRFIRGVLSSVSIDVQLEEEVVVYSTPYLEKMNDVLSRHSVRTIQNYLTWQLINDRVNSLSHRFKDARARYKKALYGTTVEDAWWRECVRYVQNSMENAVGALYVRETFAGESKRMVSELISKIQKAYVETLEELSWMDVPSKEKAREKAMAIKEHIGYPDHILQDSNQKLDQEYAHLNYSEEYFFENILENLKSEAHKSLQKLREPVDPDLWIIGAAVVNAFYSPNRNQIVFPAGILQPPFFSKHQHQALNFGGIGMVIGHEITHGFDDNGRNFDKDGNMLNWWSNYSAEHFKDQSQCMVQQYGNFIWKLAGGQNVSGISTLGENIADNGGVRQAYKAYLKWVEMEGEEPHLPGLDMDHKQLFFLNFAQVWCGAYRPEYASQSIKTDFHSPLEYRVLGSLQNFEAFSEAFQCPKGSPMNPEQKCRVW; encoded by the exons ATGGGCAAATCCGAAAGCCAAATGGACATCATGGAGAAAACGGGCAAACCTGGAAAGCGTCGTTGGTCTGTTGCAGAAATTGGACTGTCCGTCCTGCTGCTGATGGTCAGCTGTGCCTTGGCAGGACTGGTTGTGCTCTACACATCAGCTGTGAAAG AACACTCAAACAGGCCGAGCATGTCCAGGAGCTCAACAGGTGGAG GGCAGCTGCTTCACTCCAGCCTCAACAATGTGTGCACAACTGAAGACTGTGTTATTGCAG CCGCGCGGCTCCTGCAGAACATGGATAAATCTGTGAAGCCGTGTGATAATTTCTACCAGTACGCCTGCGGGGGCTGGCTGGAGCGACACGTCATCCCGGAGACGAGCTCCCGCCACAGCGTCTTTGACATTCTGAGGGACAAGTTGGAGATTGTCCTCAAAG GTGTTCTCGAGACAACGAGTGAACAGGACAGAGACGCCATTAAGAAGGCTAAAACCCTTTACAGGTCCTGCATGAATGAAA GCCTGATCGAGCAGCGTGACTCACGGCCCCTCCTGAAGCTCATTGAGAGTATTGGCAACTGGCCTGTGGCATCGGAGGACTGGAACACCACAGCAG aggaaGCGTGGAGCCTCGAGGACAAGCTGGCGATGCTTACGGCTCGTTTCCACAAGAAGGTTATATTGGACATGTATGTGTGGACAGATGATCGGGACTCTCAGCGCCACATCATTTAT GTCGATCAGCCAGGACTCGGAATGCCATCCagagatttttatttcaacGACGGAAACTACGAAAAG GTTCGAGAGGCCTACCTACATTTCATGGTTTCTATTGCAGAGTTAACTAGAGAGGACAGAAACTTAACTCAGGATGACGACAGAGTGTGGGAGGAAATGATGCAAGTGCTGGAGCTGGAGACAGACATTGCTAAT GCTACATCTCCAGCGGAGGAGCGCCAGGATGTTACTGTTCTCTACAACAAGATGACACTTGGTGAACTGCAGAGCACTTTCAGCTTCAAT ggtTTCAACTGGACACGGTTCATCCGAGGAGTGCTGTCGAGTGTTTCCATCGATgtccagctggaggaggaggttgTGGTGTACAGCACTCCCTATTTGGAAAAGATGAACGATGTCCTTTCCAGACACAGTGTTCG AACTATTCAAAACTACCTCACGTGGCAGCTCATTAATGACAGAGTTAACAGCCTGAGCCACCGCTTTAAGGACGCCAGGGCCCGTTACAAGAAG GCTCTGTACGGGACCACCGTGGAGGACGCCTGGTGGCGAGAATGTGTCCGATACGTCCAGAACAGTATGGAGAACGCGGTTGGAGCTTTGTACGTGCGTGAGACATTTGCTGGAGAAAGTAAACGAATG GTTAGTGAGCTGATCAGTAAGATCCAGAAAGCTTATGTGGAAACACTGGAGGAGCTGAGCTGGATGGATGTGCCCTCGAAGGAGAAAGCAAGAGAAAAG GCGATGGCAATCAAGGAGCACATCGGTTATCCAGATCATATTCTGCAGGACAGCAACCAGAAGTTAGATCAGGAATACGCGCAT CTAAATTACAGCGAGGAATACTTTTTTGAGAACATCCTCGAAAACCTGAAGTCTGAAGCACACAAAAGTCTACAGAAGCTCAGAGAGCCGGTGGATCCTGATTT GTGGATTATCGGTGCCGCTGTGGTAAATGCGTTCTACTCACCAAACAGAAACCAGATAG TGTTTCCTGCAGGGATCCTGCAGCCGCCTTTCTTCAGTAAACATCAACACCAGGCCCTCAACTTTGGAGGAATAGGGATGGTTATTGGACATGAGATCACACACGGATTCGATGACAACG GGCGTAACTTTGACAAGGATGGTAATATGCTAAACTGGTGGAGTAATTACTCAGCTGAGCACTTTAAAGACCAGTCACAGTGTATGGTGCAACAATACGGCAACTTTATCTGGAAACTAGCAGGCGGGCAAAAC GTCAGTGGGATCAGTACTTTGGGAGAGAATATAGCAGACAACGGAGGGGTTCGTCAAGCATATAAA GCTTATCTAAAGTGGGTGGAAATGGAGGGAGAAGAACCTCATCTACCAGGGCTGGACATGGAtcacaaacaacttttttttcttaacttcgCCCAA GTGTGGTGTGGTGCTTATCGGCCTGAGTACGCCAGCCAGTCCATCAAGACCGACTTTCACAGTCCTTTAGAGTACAG GGTGCTTGGATCACTCCAGAATTTCGAAGCGTTCTCAGAAGCTTTTCAGTGCCCGAAAGGAAGTCCGATGAACCCCGAGCAGAAGTGTCGCGTCTGGTAG